The genomic window CCTAGCCGGTCCCGTCGTCGTCGAAGACGTTCCAGGGGTCTTCCCAGATGACGGTGTAGGTCGGCCGGGCGCGTCGGTCCGCAGATAGACGTCGAGGTCTCCCGACGACGGAGGTTCCTACGCCATCCATCCGAAAGACCTCGACGTGTCCGACGCTACCCCGCCGGCCGGCTTCGGCCGCCCTGACCTGACCGCCTTCGCTCGACTCGACGGCCTCGGTCTGAGCGTGACCGGGCAACGACTTGAACCGGATCGTGCGGTCCTCGCGTGCCGCGTGGTGGAACCAGATCAGTGGTGCCGACGGTGCGGCAGCGAAGGCGCTGCTCGTGACACCGTGATCCGGCGGTTGGCCCACGAGCCGCTGGGCTGGCGACCGACCGTGCTGGAAGTTGTAGTGCGCCGCTACCGCTGTGCCGACTGCGGACACGTGTGGCGCCAAGACACCAGCGCCGCGGCGGAGCCACGCGCGAAGCTCTCGCGCACCGGGCTGCGGTGGGCGCTGGAAGGGATCGTGGTCGCACACCTCACCGTCGCCCGTGTCGCCGAGGGACTCGGGGTCGCGTGGGACACCGCCAACAACGCGGTCCTGGCCGAAGGCAAGCGGCTGCTGATCAACGACCCCACGCGGTTCGAGGGCGTGAAGGTCATTGGCGTCGATGAGCACGTCTGGCGCCACACCAGGCGTGGCGACAAGTACGTCACCGTGATCATCGACCTCACCCCGGTCCGCGATGGCGCCGGCCCAGCAAGGCTGCTGGACATGGTCGAGGGCCGGTCGAAGGCGGCGTTCAAGACCTGGCTCGCCGACCGCGACGACGCCTTCCGTGACGCGGTCGAGGTGGTCGCGATGGACGGCTTCACCGGGTTCAAGACCGCCGCTGCAGAGGAGATCCCGGACGCGGTCACGGTGATGGATCCCTTCCACGTCGTGCGCTTGGCCGGTGACGCCCTCGACAGGTGCCGGCGCCGGGTCCAACTCGCGATCCACGGGCACCGTGGGTTCAGGGACGACCCGCTCTACAAGTCGCGGCGCACGCTGCACACCGGCGCGGACCTGCTCACCGACAAGCAGAGCGACAGGCTACGCGCGCTGTTCGTTGATGACGCTCACGTCGAGGTCGAGGCGACCTGGGGTGTCTACCAGCGCATGATCGCCGCCTATCGCCACGAGGACCGGCAACGTGGCCGCGAGCTCATGGAGAAGCTGATCACCGACCTCAGCGCCGGCGTCCCCAAGGTGCTCACCGAGCTCACCACCCTGGGCCGGACCCTGAAGAAGCGAGCCGCTGACGTGCTCGCCTACTTCGAACGACCCGGCACCAGCAACGGGCCGACCGAGGCGCTCAACGGACGGCTCGAACACCTCCGCGGCTCCGCACTCGGGTTCCGCAACCTGACCAACTACATCGCCCGAAGCCTGCTCGAGACCGGCGGCTTCAGACCCCAACTTCTACACCCCCGATTGGGATGAGCCGCCAAAGTCCCCATCCCCAATCATCGCCTGTGTGCCTTGGGAACCGCACGTCGGTTGACTGTGAACGCCGGAAGCTGTCTGATCCTCAAGCGGATCCTCTGAGATCCCTCACTTGGGAAATTAGTCGGCCCGACAGATCCCGCGGGCAAGATTGCCACATCTCGGAGAGTCCCGAAAAGCCCGTCGACGGGATAGCGCCCTGAGTCACGGCGGTGCGCTGGACGTCGATGGCTCCTGTCCGAGGCTAAAAGCGCAATCTTTTCTGTGGTAAGAAGCATCTGGGGGAGGAGAGTCAGAGTACAGTGCCGGCTCCTGATCCCAATCGATCAACGCTTTCGCCGTTGCTACGGGGTCGAAAGGATTGCGATGCCACTCTCAGCCGTACCTTCGCACGATGCGCCTCTCACGTTCGTGAATCGAACTGGAGAGTCCCAAGCATTTGCCGCCGGATTGGGCGAGCACCGCAGGCGCATGGATGCCGAGGAAATTACTTGGCATCAGTTGCAAAATGTCGTCATGTTCTACGGCATTGGTGGAGTAGGCAAGACCGAGTTGTCGCTTCAGCTTGCTGAGTGGATCGAAGGTCGTCCGAGTCCGCCGAGCTGGGGTGTTTCGCCTATTGGCGACGTCAGCGCGACCGTTAGGTGGGACCTGAACTCCTCTCACGGCCAAGCAGACCCCTTGTGGATGCTCTTGCACCTGCGGCGTGGGCTGAGGCAGGTTCGGCAGGTCTGGCCCGCCTTCGACCTGCCGTTCGTCGCATTTGCTCAGCAAGCTCGACCTGGCCAGCAGATCATCCTGAGGCATAAGAACGAAGAAGTGCTTTCAGTGCAAGATGTCTTGAGCGGCCTACTGTCCGATGCCGCAACGGCAGCCGATTTGGCGGGCGGAGGCGGTGGCGCCGCGGTGGTAACCGGGCTGGGGCACACCCTCGTGTCGAAGGCTGTGAGTGGGAGCAGGGCGCGGGCCGCCTTCCGGGAGTTCGACGGGCTCAAATCACTGGTCGAAGACTGCGAGCGCTACTCGGGTGACGCTGAGCAGGGCGTTGAACTATGTGCGCGGATCCTCGAGATGTTGAGCGTCGCCATCGACCGGATGCCCGCAGGTGAGCGACCGCTGATCGTGGTCTTCGTCGACACGTTCGAGCGCGTTCAGGTCTCGCACGAGGCAACGGGGGAGGCCGCACTCAACAGGCTGGTGTCGGCCTCGCCATACCTTTTCTTCGTGGTTACCGGCCGCGACAGCCTGAGGTGGCACGAGGAGCAACAGATCCATCTTGTTCGCCGAGGAGCGGCCACATGGCCGGGTTTACTGCTCGATGGGACCCGCGAGCGCGAGCCCAGGCAGCATTTGGTGGGAAACCTGTCTGAGGCTGACACCCTCGATTACTTGCAACGCGCCCTCACATCCGTAGGGGCGAGCGTCGGTCCTGATGTCCCACTGGCCCTGTATGACCTGACACGCGGGTGGCCACTGCATCTCGAAGCCATCGTGGAAGTCGCACGCAATCGGGCGTCACGCGGGACCCTGACGATGGAGGACCTCGGGGGTAAGTTTCCGCAACTTGTCAACAAGCTGATGCGAGGCTTTCCTGACGATGAGCGACAAGCGTTCAACGCCGCTTGTCTGCTGCCCTACTTCGATGAACAGCTAGTGGCACAC from Janibacter cremeus includes these protein-coding regions:
- a CDS encoding ISL3-like element ISPfr2 family transposase; the protein is MSDATPPAGFGRPDLTAFARLDGLGLSVTGQRLEPDRAVLACRVVEPDQWCRRCGSEGAARDTVIRRLAHEPLGWRPTVLEVVVRRYRCADCGHVWRQDTSAAAEPRAKLSRTGLRWALEGIVVAHLTVARVAEGLGVAWDTANNAVLAEGKRLLINDPTRFEGVKVIGVDEHVWRHTRRGDKYVTVIIDLTPVRDGAGPARLLDMVEGRSKAAFKTWLADRDDAFRDAVEVVAMDGFTGFKTAAAEEIPDAVTVMDPFHVVRLAGDALDRCRRRVQLAIHGHRGFRDDPLYKSRRTLHTGADLLTDKQSDRLRALFVDDAHVEVEATWGVYQRMIAAYRHEDRQRGRELMEKLITDLSAGVPKVLTELTTLGRTLKKRAADVLAYFERPGTSNGPTEALNGRLEHLRGSALGFRNLTNYIARSLLETGGFRPQLLHPRLG